taaacagtagtggagcagatcgaagacagcaAGCATTAACCCTCTAAGCAGTAGGATAACAGGCTGGAAAATACATATCTCCCCTAAAtaatagtggagcagatcgaagacaacaagccttaaccccctaagcagtagggtaacaagctagaAAATACAGATCTcccctaaacagtagtggagcaaattgaagatagtaagccttaaccccctaagcagtagggtaacaagctgaaaaATACAGATCTCCCCTAAACAGTagtagagcagatcgaagacagtgagccttaacccctaaagcagtagggtaacaagctgaaaaTACAGATTTTATCCCTAAATagtagtggaacagattaaagatAGTAAGCCTTAACCCTTTAAGCAGTAGGGTAAGAGGCTAAAAATACAGATCTTATCCCTAAACAgtagtggaacagatcgaagacagcGAGCCTTAACcctctaagtagtagggtaacaggctggaaaTACAGATCTTATCCCTAaatagtagtggagcagatcgaagacaactagccttaaccccctaagcagtagggtaacaggctggaaaATACAGATCTTATCCCTAAACAGTAGTGGAACAGATAGAAGACAGCGagccttaaccccttaagcagtagggtaacaggctggaaaATACAAATCTTAtccctaaacagtagtggagtagatcgaagacagcaagccttaaccccctaagtagcaGGGTAACAAGCTGGAAAATACAGATCTTAtccctaaacagtagtggagcagatcgaagatagctagccttaaccccctaagcagtagggtaacaggctgaaaataTATATCTtctccctaaacagtagtggagcagatcgaagacagtaAGCCTTagccccctaagcagtagggttaCAGGCTGAGTTACAGATCTTATCTTCCTAAGCAGTAGTAGAGCAGATTGAGGACAATGAGCCTtaacagtagggtaacaggctgaaggtTGCAGATCTTATCTCACTGAGCAGCAGTAGAGCAGGATGAAGATTATAGAtcatatctccctaagcagtagtggagcagatcgaaacgAAAATTCCTATACCCTTGAAGATGCAGTGGGCTAAAGCGAGGTTACTTGAAGAGGAAGAAAGGAAGTGCCGAGACTCAGCAGGCCCAGGCAAAATTGGccattttatagtctttgctccattctcgttacatgacaatgagcaaagaggggcaactaTGATAGGCAAATTTTGGCCTAGGCCCCCAAAAAATAATAACTAAAGCCAAAGGATGCAATCGGTCGGAAACAAAttaaaaagggccaaattgaaagacaatcattaaattgtgGCCAAATAAAAAAGATGGAGAAAGCCAAGGAGTTATCAAAATTTGTTGACTTAGTAAAAGGTTAAAAATaggaagatatgatttttattttattttattttattattaaattatttaggctaattttagtaaaccccatgtatataaataggggtatTTTGTTCTTTGAAAGGGAACCAATTACTTTTAGATGAATTACTTTGGGATTCCTACTTCAATGCGGAATTGGATTATTCTCTCTTTTCCTATTTccattggaattgaattattttcttttctttttcaattacGTGGGaattttttccatttcatttcaatttttttgttttttctaaattcgtccaattgcttttagcccttccgttttttttttattgttttgcaattaagttttcattttcttttttggcCTAAAATTCGTTTTGACTGCATTTTGGGTCCTCCTTGAAGCTGTACGTTTTGGAGGGTGAgattatttcccttttggtccctcATTGTTATTCGCACGTTCAAATTGGaccatttccttttatttatttttgattcgccccaaaatttttctttaaggttcgatttaatccttttttatttCCGCTATattattatcaaattaactaatttaatatattattgctattattttatgtttctatttatatttattttgttattctaatattgttattatttatctatttatatttctactattattatatttctatttattatattttatttctatttatatcctaatattattttcattattatttttcttatatatgtttttcactcttgttattaacattctatttatttatctattttttactttttattattatctattttaactttttatataacgctcatttcaaatttttatacattatttactttaatattttcatatattatatatttcaaactttttttacacattatatattttgaattgtttatatattatttttaaagagttttatatattattttatcttgaatggatactaattttttaaaattattttatatactttagatCGCTTTTATAATCATCCTCATTTTAAAAATCTCtcaaaataagaaaatatttcgtgtttggaaattagAAATCGTGCcttaccgtgctgggtttcgatttttggtTCAACCGAATAACTGAACatccttttgaaattttgttcatgtttttttaaattaaaatgaggcaatattttgtgtttggaaatttgagaaatagtgcccaatcgtgctgggttttgACTTACCGTTTGACCacatagccaaatatccttttgaaatttcaaatggATAAGTTTTGGAAATTATAAGATAATTTTGTATCGAGAGTTTGAAATattgtgtcctatcgtgctggatattatattttattcattctaagcgagagaatctcaatatctaattcaagttatccaaacgttttaaaggaattgtattttaaaatctttttcaaattttcaacattaggacattaattGATCAATACAATACCAATTTTAGGCgttgtgagggtgctaatcctttctcgCTCGTAACTGACCCCCGAATCCTTTTTCTAGTTTTTCGTAGACTaaaaacattgttttaataaaccgagatgctttattaaaatgatcgatcaCAAGATGACTCAATCACAccgaaacaaaaaggattggtggcgactctattCTTGTTTTAAAGTCGACCtccgtttttcaaaataaaaatggtttcgacatacaCGATAGAATTATGTGGGGGAAGAGTGCGAAGTTTACTACAGGAGTTTTGCATCTATACTTCTCCATTTTGTTATCTTTTTCTATTGCTTTGAATTGAGCTTGGTTTGGTCGATGTTTCCTAGTGGGTGATCTTTCTAATCCTATAGTGGGAATTAGCCAATGTTGACTCCTTTTTTGTTGCTATCTAGATTTAAAGACCGAAAGCAACACGCTACCAAGGTGTTTGAAGAATTTCAATCCATGAATGAAGCTACAGTTGTACGATCTACTTCTATAAATGGACGACCTTCTTGATGATTTCATCTACTCACAACTCTTTTTTCTTTCCAACAAGTCTCTCCAATGGTGGGTGAAGCAAAGTTGATAGAAAATAGTGTGGGAAAACCCGTATCCACAGATGATTTATTTCGTTTTATTAAATCAGTCATTTCCGATGAACAACAAGAAGAAACAGGCCCATTTTACGTGCTGGATTTGGGTGCTACGAGGTCCCTAGTCGAGACATGGTTCCATAATCTTCCCATGGTTCAACCTTTCTATGCAGTCAAATCCAACCCTAACCCTGCTTTCCTCAAAGAAATGGCAGCTCTCGGCACGGGCTTTGACTGTGCAAGCCTTCCTGAGATCGAAACCATTTTATCGCTTGGGGTTTCGCCTGATCGAATCGTTTTCGCAAACACATGCAAACCCGAGTCTCACATCAAGTATGCAGCTAAAGTTGGCGTTAACTTAGCCACTTTCGACTCCAACTGTGAGCTCGAAAAGATAAAAAAGTGGCACCCGAAATGTGAACTGTTGATCCGAATCAAAGTCCCGGAAGCCAGTGGTTCAGCATTCATGTTCGGTTCCAAATTCGGTGCACTCCCTGAGGAAATTGTTCCCCTTCTGAAAGCTGCTCAAGAAGCGAAACTCCAAGTTGTCGGAGTCTCGTTTCATATTGGGACTGGAGCAATTAACTTCCATTCAATCCAAGGTGCCATCGAAGCTGCTAAAACAACGTTCGACTTTGCAGCTCAACTTGGGCTACCTAAAATGCATATCTTAGACATTGGTGGAGGCTTCACATCAGGTCCAAAGTTTACCGATGCAGCCTCCGCCGTGAAAGTTGCTCTACAAAAATATTTCCCTGGTGAGCTAGCTGATAGTAGCTTAAAAATCATTGCGGAACCTGGTTACTTCTTTGCTAATTCGCCATTTACATTAGCGACAAGCATAATAGGGAAACGAGAAAGGGGAGACGTTAAAGAGTACTGGATTAACGATGGAGTTTGGGGGTCTATGAACATTTTGAAGGACGATCATGACGAAGTGATTTGCACTCCTCTCACCATAAAAAATCCCACATGCGAAGGGCTGAAAACATGGAATTCTACAGTTTTTGGACCAACATGTGATCCAAATGATACAGTTTTGAAGGGTTTCAAGTTACCAGAACTAGACGTGAATGATTGGTTGGTATTTCATAACATGGGGGCTTATACTTCATCACGTgggaacgatttcaatggcttcAAAACCTCAGCTATTCCAACTTATATCCTGGCTCTTATGCCACCCCGAAAACAAGAAAAATAAGTGGTGTGAGCTAATTTGCTGGCCAACTTATATCTTCTTGCAATCATGACCCGATCAAAGATAATTTAGCTTATGAAATAATGTCCTATCTTACAACAATCAAGTTGTATGCAATCAACTTGTCATATGTTGCCACTAGATCCATTCAAGCAATGAGCTCTTTAAttaaccttttatatatatatatatatatataatttaaatatttttatttttatataaaatttagaaaatacgCCTTTCAACTAaagtatatttttttatattaatttttaaaatatattaatttttatatattttccaaTGTGCTAtactataatataaattatgGAGGTTGAAAAACTATTTTACTGATATAgaagattttaaattattttct
This is a stretch of genomic DNA from Gossypium arboreum isolate Shixiya-1 chromosome 11, ASM2569848v2, whole genome shotgun sequence. It encodes these proteins:
- the LOC108472568 gene encoding ornithine decarboxylase 1B, chloroplastic-like produces the protein MVGEAKLIENSVGKPVSTDDLFRFIKSVISDEQQEETGPFYVLDLGATRSLVETWFHNLPMVQPFYAVKSNPNPAFLKEMAALGTGFDCASLPEIETILSLGVSPDRIVFANTCKPESHIKYAAKVGVNLATFDSNCELEKIKKWHPKCELLIRIKVPEASGSAFMFGSKFGALPEEIVPLLKAAQEAKLQVVGVSFHIGTGAINFHSIQGAIEAAKTTFDFAAQLGLPKMHILDIGGGFTSGPKFTDAASAVKVALQKYFPGELADSSLKIIAEPGYFFANSPFTLATSIIGKRERGDVKEYWINDGVWGSMNILKDDHDEVICTPLTIKNPTCEGLKTWNSTVFGPTCDPNDTVLKGFKLPELDVNDWLVFHNMGAYTSSRGNDFNGFKTSAIPTYILALMPPRKQEK